Genomic DNA from Desulfonema ishimotonii:
TCCCCAGGGCCCCATGACCGTCAGTCTGAAGCTTGAAAAGCCTGCCCTCCCCGCCCCGGATGAGCCGGTTTTTGTCACCCTGGCGGCAGTGGATGTGGGCATCCTCAGTATCACCGATTTCAAAACGCCGGACCCGTTTGCCTGGTTTTTTGAGCGGCGGCGCTACGGGGTCAATGCCTATGATGTCTACGGCAAGGTGATCGAGAATGCGGACGGCAACATGGCGGCCCTGCGGTTCGGCGGTGACGCGGACCTGACCGCCGGAAAGCGGCCGGAGAACAAGGTCCGGCTGCTCTCCCTGTTTCAGGGGCCCGTGCAGCTCGACGAAAACGGAGAGGCCTCGGTGACGTTTGCTCTGCCCGACTTTAACGGCACCCTCCGCCTGATGGCCGTGGCCTTCACGCCGACCTGTTTCGGTTCCGCCGAGCGGGAGGTGACGGTGGCGGCCCCGGTGGTGACACAGCTGGCCATGCCCCGGTTTCTCGCGCCCGGCGACGTGTCGGAGTTCACGCTGGATATTCATAACCTCAGCGGCGCGGCCAAAACAGTGGATCTGGACCTGAAATCCGACGGACCCGTTGTCCTTGAAAACGGCACCCAGACCGTGAAACTGGCGGACGGCGAGAAAAAGACCCTCCGGTTTCCGGTGCGGGCCGAGGCGGATTTCGGCAAAAGTGTGATTACGCTGGTCACGGCCGGCGAGGGATTTCACCTGACCCGTGAATGGCAACTGGGCGTCCGGCCCGGATATCCGGCCACTGCCCGGAAGGTCTTCTCGATGATCAGACCGGGCGGGGTCTTCAGCCTCGACCCGAAACTGTCGGCGGATCTCATCCCGTCAACCGTTGACGCGGATCTGAAGATCTCGCCGCAGCTTCCCCTCAACTTCCGGAGCGCCATGCGGGGGCTGATCACCTATCCCTACGGATGCCTGGAGCAGACCACCAGCCGGGCCTATCCCCTCCTCTTTGCCACGCCCGTGCAGATTGCCCGGTATCAGCTGCCGCCCATCGCCGAAGCGGAGCGTCTCAGACGCCTCAACACAGCCCTGGAACGGCTGACGACCCTGCAACTGGCTTCGGGCGGCTTCGGGCTGTGGAACAAGAGCAGCCCGGAATCCCCGTGGCTGACGGTCTATGTGACGGAATTCCTGCTGGCCGCCCGCGCCATGAGCCTTGATGTTTCGGAGACGATGCTGGACAAGGCCCTGAAACGGATTGAAATCTATCTGACGCGGGGCGCTCCCCTGACCGATTACATGGATAACGCGGAGCGGGATCACCTCTCCTTTGCGGTTCAGAGCTATGCCGCCTACGTGCTGTCCCTGCTCAACCGCGCCCCCCTGGGGACGCTGAGAACCCTTTACGACAATCACCATGAGCAGGCCGGGTCCTGCCTGCCCCTGGCCCATCTGGGGATTGCGCTGAAACGAATGGGGGATGCGGAGCGAAGCCGGAAGGCCCTTGAAGAGGCAACCGGCAAGCGGCCCGGAATGTACGGATACTGGGGGGATTACAGCAGTCTGGTCCGGGATCTGGCGATGACGCTGACCCTGATGGTTTCCCACAAAGCCGATGATACCGAGGGCTTTGACCGGATCATTTCAGATCTGGAAAAGGCGTTGCGCCAGAGGGAATGGCTGAGTACCCAGGAGAAATTTGCCATCTTCGCGGCCGGACTGACCCTCAGTGACCTGGCCGGGGAGGCTTGGCAGGGCAGACTCAGTATCGCGGGCCGGGAAAGCGCCCTGCAGCACAAGGGGGCGCTGCTGAAGCGTCTGAGTGCCGGAGATATTGCCAGCGGTGTTTCCTTTATCTCCGACCACGGGGAGCGGCTCTATGTTTCCGCAGTAATCGACGGCTATCCCCGGACGCCCCCGGCCCGGGAAGATGCCCGGATTGCCATTTCCCGCGAGCTGTTCGACCTCAGGGGCAATCCCGCGGACCGGACCGGGTTCAATGTGGGCGAACTGCTTCTGGTTCACCTGCGCATCAGCGCCAAAGAGCGGATTCCCGACGCCCTGGTGGTGGATCTGCTGCCCGCCGGGTTTGAGGCTGAAAACCAGAACCTGAAGCACAGCTTCAAGATGGAGGATCTGACCATCGACGGCAAGTCGGTCTGGAAGCTGAGGGAGAATGCGGAGATTCTTCACGAGGAATACCGGGATGACCGGTATGTGGCGGCCGTCCGGCTGAGCGATTATGCACAGACACATCTTTTTTATCTGGTCCGTGTGGTCAGTCCGGGAACCTTTGTCATGCCGCCCGCCTTTGTCGAATCCATGTACCGGCCTGAGATCCGGGGCGTCGGTGACACGCCCGCACCGGTCCGGGTGCTGAACAAAAGCCGGTAGGCGTCCGTTCTTAGAACCGGCCTTTTGATGCTGACGGATTTTCGCGAAAGCGGGAATCCGTCAGCGCCGGGCCGTGTCTTTCCGGGAATGACCGTTTTCAGCGCTTTTATGCGTTCAGAAAACGGACAGACCGGCGCGATTACCTGCCGAGCTGTTCGGCAGCCTCGGTCAGAAGCCCTTTAAACCGGTCCAGGGTGATGGGACAGGGCTGAATGGGTATTCCCATCCAGTCTGAATATTCCAGGAATTCCTCGGGCTGCTCGGTCATGTAGGTTTCGGTAAAGCCGATCCCATCCAGCACAATGGCGCCCCCGGTGTGACGGGGAAAATTTTCATTTGCCAGCCCCTTGTCCCAGCCTTTGAAGACCTGATGTCTGAATTTGAGCCACCCGGAGGTCATCCACCACACCTTTTCCCCGCCGGCAAGCTCCTCCGCAATCCGGTTCCGTTCCTCCTGGCTGGCCATCATGTCCATGCAGTGCGTGGCATTGATTCTGACCACATTTTCACCCTGTTCTGCGATAATGGTCTGCATGGTGCGGGTCGGTTCATCCGCGTTGAGATAGCAGAATTTCCCGCCGTAAACCACCAGGACCTTGTCTTTTTTGCCCTTTGCCTTTGCGATCCGTTCTATGAGCTGAGTTTCCAATTCCCGGACATTCTCATGCAGCCCCGGCGTGGTGAAAAACAGTTTGGCGTTACCCAGAAAACCTTCTGATTTCAAAAAATTCAGCTCCGGACTGAGGGTTCCGCAGGAGACGATAGCCATTTCAGAAAAAATATCGGACGCCATTTTTGCTCCTTTTCCGTTTTCAGGCCCGGCAATACGGATTGTTTCAGGGTATTGCCGAAAGCAATTTTAAAAAATATATCTCATATCTTTATTGAAAGATATATCATTATTCCAAAAGAGTCAAGGACGGAGGGGATTTTTTGTTGACAATCAGGGCCAGACGCCAGATTTCCGCAGGCTAACTGCGGGAGGGAAAATGGAATCAGCCGGGTACAGGAATCCCCGTGCCCTCAGATAACTATTCCCGGATATAATCAAAAAGTGTTGTTTGAAAAACCAAAATTGGCATAGTATAATCCTAAATTGTGTCCTGCTCTGATTGACCGAAATTAATCCCCATATGCCAATTTTTTTCAATGATCGTGGGACATAACCGGAATAAAACCCTAAGAAGCTGTTTTAAAAATACCGGCGACTCAGAAACGGAGTGCGAAAATTAAGGCCGGAGGCCGGTTTTTCGCAAATTTTGCAAAAGATCGCCCCTTCGGGGCTTAACTTTTGCACTCCGAAAATATTTTTAAAACAGCTTCTGACCGGACACCCAACTGAACAAAGGAGGCGGACCTATGAGCAGCGGGCTGGAAAAAGATTTACGGCAGGAGCTTGAAGCCCTCAGAGATGAGATGAAAGGGCTTATTGATGTGCTGAAGGGAAAATCGAAATTCGGGAAGGCCCGGAAACTGGCAGCAAAAATGCGGTCAGTTTCCCCGGACGATCCCTGGCTGACCGCCCAACTGGCCCTGTGTACCTATTGTGACAAAGCCCTTCTGCCGGACCGGCGAATCTCCGAAGCAATGGAGATCCTGGGCGACCGGGACATTTCAGCCCTTCCGGTGTCGGATGCGGACAAAAGAGGGCTGTTCCGGGCCAGGGCCGAGGCCGCGCTTTCCGACGGGGCGTATTCGGAAGCTGCGGAATGGCTCGCCCGCCTGACAGATCACGGGCCGTCCGACGGGGAGCGGGATGCGATTGCTCACAGGCTCTT
This window encodes:
- a CDS encoding DUF1638 domain-containing protein is translated as MASDIFSEMAIVSCGTLSPELNFLKSEGFLGNAKLFFTTPGLHENVRELETQLIERIAKAKGKKDKVLVVYGGKFCYLNADEPTRTMQTIIAEQGENVVRINATHCMDMMASQEERNRIAEELAGGEKVWWMTSGWLKFRHQVFKGWDKGLANENFPRHTGGAIVLDGIGFTETYMTEQPEEFLEYSDWMGIPIQPCPITLDRFKGLLTEAAEQLGR